A genome region from Patescibacteria group bacterium includes the following:
- a CDS encoding RNA polymerase sigma factor, which translates to MPPEPIPTRDKELEERFLAAYDAQVKSIFRYIYYRTGQEKEETQELTQEVFMRTWAYLQENKRPIDDIRAFLFQVARHVIADRWRKHKPALSLEELSPQEEPATPPLPHASLDLLILEQHLLKLPVRHREILTLRFISDLSTEETGRVLGISANNVAVLTNRAIKKLRKLLPTTMHDVLDA; encoded by the coding sequence ATGCCTCCCGAACCAATACCAACTCGCGACAAGGAACTTGAGGAGCGTTTTTTGGCTGCGTATGACGCCCAGGTGAAATCCATTTTCCGCTACATCTACTACCGCACTGGCCAGGAAAAAGAGGAAACGCAAGAGCTCACGCAGGAAGTATTCATGCGCACATGGGCGTACCTGCAAGAAAATAAGCGCCCCATCGACGACATCCGCGCTTTCCTCTTTCAAGTGGCCCGCCATGTCATCGCGGACCGGTGGCGCAAACACAAACCTGCGCTTTCCCTCGAAGAGTTATCTCCTCAAGAAGAGCCTGCCACCCCGCCGCTCCCGCACGCATCCCTCGACCTTCTCATCCTTGAACAGCACCTTTTGAAGCTCCCCGTACGCCACAGGGAAATATTAACGCTGCGCTTTATCAGCGACCTCTCGACTGAAGAAACAGGGCGCGTTCTCGGCATTAGCGCGAATAATGTGGCAGTACTCACCAATAGGGCGATTAAAAAATTAAGAAAATTACTTCCCACTACCATGCATGATGTATTGGATGCATAA